TCCAAGTGAGTGTCAACATTGTTGAAAACTGCCCTATCGTTTTCAATATGTTAATACTCACGGCATTTCCACAGCTTCTTGCCACTTCCTTTAATACCCTCCTTGTCTCTCCTATCTTTTCATATTATTTTTGACAGTACCCATTTCAGATTTCAGAATTCATACTTCAGATTTCGCTCTTAGAACCGGCGGAATCGTTTCACAGGTTACCTCTCCCCTGATACCTACAGTATGTATCTCCACCGGCATATCAGGGACTGTTTCATCACGGGCGCTGATGACCGCCCTGGCAATACCGCCGCAGCAGGGAACTTCCATCCTTAGCACAGTAATGCTCGAGGGCTCTGCCGCCATAAAAATATTCCTGAGTTTTTCCCGGTAAAAGGAAATATCATCGAGCTTTGGACAGCCTACCAAAACCACCCGGTCACAGAGAAAGCGCCGGTGAAAATCCGGAAGAGCATAGGGGACACAATCCGCGGAGATCAGTATGTCCGCTCCCTTCAGGAACGGCGCATGTGCCGGAACTAGATTGAGCTGCACCGGCCAGGTAGTGAGCTGGGATTCCATGCGCCCGGTGTAAAACGGTTCTTTCACCGCGGCATCATCCTTTCGGAACGAACGCATGGCGCTTCCAGGGCATCCGCATTCAAGAGGAACCGACACCGGCTTTTCTTCAGGGTGCTTGCCGGACAGATGTTCGTGCACCGCCTGCTCATCGAACGGCTTTACATCACGCTCCCCGATGGTAATCGCCCCGAGCGGGCAATCCCCGATACAGGCGCCGAGGCCGTCGCAGTATACCTCGCTTACCAGCTTTGCTTTTCCGTCGATAATTTGTAACGCCCCTTCCGCGCATTTGTTCGCACATAGTCCGCAGCCATTGCAGAGTTCTTCATCAATGGTGATTATTTTTCTGATCATGAACAGTTCACTCCCTTCTTCGATTTTTCTACCGCATCCTTGAGCAGTGTATTTGTCATGTATTCACGCACACGATCGTTTACATGTATCAGAAGATCGCCGAATATGCAATTGTTTCCGCAGACTTGCGCTTCCAGGAGGCACATATCATGTTCCATGCTTCCCTCAAACAGCTCGTAAATATCGCGGAGGGTGATTGCGCCGGAATCCTTTCCCAGAATAAACCCCCCTCGCGGCCCACGGATCGATTTTACCAGTCCGGCTTTAGAAAGCCGCTGAAGCACCTTTGCCAGGTGTGCTTCCGAGGCGCGAAGAGCTGAGGCAATCTCGGCATTTGTTACGAAGCCCGTCTCACGCACAGCAATATAAATCATCGCATGAAACGCCAGTACGGCAGCTTCCGACATTTTCAGGACACCGGACATATTTTTACTCCTTATTGGTATAACGGTACTATAATACCATTATTTGGGCGATTTGTCAAGGAAAATATACAAATGGAAAATATTTTTTACCCGATTTATGATTAACAATCGCCTTAAACTCACCCCCTGACCCCCTCTCTATGCTATAGAGGGGGAAATCCCTCTGCTACTCATTAACATGTTTGTATAAAAAAATAGTCCACACTTGGAATGCACCCCTCTCTTTTCAAGAGAGGGGATCAAGGGGTGAGTTTAATATATTGTGAGACAATCAATTCGTGTCTATTTCAAACATTTATATACATAATTCAGGCTACAAAATTTATTCTCGAAAACAATTGACCCCGCCCATTCGCAACTCTATGTTATGTATACAGCAGGCAAACATTTCACAAACCAGAATCCGGGAAAAGGAGGTAGCGATGAAAAGAATACCATTTTTTATCCTGATCGCGGGGTTTTTCATGCCTGCGGTCCTGACGCAGGCGGCGGAAAAATCTCCGGTAAAACTCACCGTGCTCAACAGTATGGAGCGAATCAGCCAGAACGATGCCCCGTTTGGAGAATCCCAGGCGCAGATAAAGGCGGCGCGAAACGAAGTGGAATCCTTCCAGGTGGTGGTCAATGCCCCGAATGAAACCATACAGGTTATCAAAGCGGAAATGTCTGATCTGGCCGGAAAGGGCGGGACAATCGGGAAAGAGTATATCGCCCTTTTCCGTGAGGAATTTGTACGGGTGAGAAGATCTTCTCCGCGCGCCGAATACCCTCCGGGGCTGTATCCGGACCCCCTTGTGCCGTTCATCAATACCCTGACCGGGCAGCAGATCGAGCCGAGGGGCCAGTTCCAGGAAAAATGGGGCGCTCCGGTAGTCACCAAAGGATTTGAGATGTATGCGGCGCCCTTTACGGTCTGGAAAGATCAGAACCAGCCTCTCTGGGTGGATGTATCCATCCCCCGGAATGCCGCCGCAGGAGTGTACTCGGGAACATTCACGCTTACCCTGCGAAATGATGTCTCCGCGACAGTGCCGGTGACTGTTACCGTCTGGGATTTCACCCTGCCCGACGGTCCCTCGCATCGGAATCATTTCGGCGGGGTGCAGAATGCCGCACGGTTCTTCGGAGCGGAGCAGAATTCAGACAGATACAGGGAAATCGAGATGCGCTACTGCCGGATGATGGCGGACCACCGCATCAATCCTCCCCTTCCCCGCAGCCTCATGCCGGAGGTGAACGATGACGGCTCCCTGAAGATAACTCCTGAGCGTCATCAGGCTCTGAAAAAGTTTATCGAGGACATGCATGTCTCCGATTTTGAGATTCCGCGCGCCCCAATCAAGGATGCGGTCGGCGCAAACCGGGATAAAGCTTTACGGTACTACAGAGATTATTACCGGTATGTGAAAGAAAACGGGTGGGAAAAGTGGGCGTACCTCTACATGCTCGATGAGCCGAATTTGAAGGAAAACTACGAGGAAGTGTTGGCGCTTGGCGCCCTGGTACATCAGGCGGCGCCGGAGATGAGGTGCCTGGTGGTGGAACAGCCCTACCAGCAGGATCCCTCCTGGCCGGGCATCGATCCGGCAGTGGATATCTGGTGCCCGCTTTTCTCTTTCATCGACCGTGATTCCATCGATGCGAAGCTGGCTCACGGCGATGAGGTCTGGTCATACACTGCCCTGGCTCAACGGTCGCCCCGGTACCATCCGCACTATGAAGAGGTGAAAAATTACGATCCGCCTTACTGGCACATCGAACACCCCCTCGCCGCGTACCGAATACCGACCTGGATCAACTGGCAGTACAAGATCACCGGCCTTCTCTACTGGTCTACAGTCACAACGGTGATCGAGCCGTGGCTGAATCCCGCCCTGTCCCATTACGGTACTCATTGCAACGGCGAAGGGTATTTGATCTATCCGGGAGCGCCTTGCGGCATTGACGGCCCCATATCCTGCATGCGCCTGAAGAACCTGCGCGACGGTATGGAAGATTACGAGTATTTCGCCCTCCTGGAGAAGATGGCAGGTAGGGAAGCGGTAACGAAAATCGTTTCCACAGTGGCGCCGAACTGGTGGGATTGCGCCAAAGACCCAAAAGCATTCCTCGCAGCCCGCGAAAAGATTGCAGGAGAAATTTTGAAATTGAAAAGATGAAATCTTCGGGGATGTATTCGTCTTTTCTGAAAAGCACATATCGGGATTCCGAATAGATGCCGAAACAAGTTCGGCATGACATCGGCTTCAATGTCACCCTGAACTCGTTTCAGGGTCTAAAAAAAAGGGCAGGAAAAAAACCTGCCCTTGTAAAAAAACCATTTTTTTCGCAGCTTTTATTGCCCCATAGCTTTCTGCATCGCCGCTTTCTGCGTGTCAGTCAGGAGTTCGGTTATGTTCTGTGTGGACGATTGATCCGCAGCGAGAGCTTTGATCTGGTCCACCTGTTTCTGGGTAAGCGGAGCTTTTGCGTTTTCAAGGATGACCAACTGCATAAGGGCGCGGGGTCTTTCCGGTCCGCCATTTCTTCCCGGTCTCGTTCCCAACGCCTTTTTCAGCGCTTCCGTCTGTTTTTCATCAAAAAGAGTGGCCAGCGCCTGGAACCCACCACCGCCTTGGGTGAATTGGAATTCCTTGAGCTTTTTCGCCTGGTCATCGGTCAAAGGAACACTGGCGGCTTTCAGAATTCCGGCGATGCTGACCGGCTTGTCTCCGGTTTGCTGCGCTAATACACTTCCTGCGGCCCAAAGGGCAAAGAACACCCCAGCGACCATAATTGCGATAATTTTCGGGGTTCTCATACTCACTCCTTGTTAAGGTTTCCCCCTTAATTTTTTCGACCTACCCCATCGACAATATAGCTACAAATAAAACCCGGAAAATATTTTTTTCCGGGTTTTTGTAAAAAAAGAATAAAAAAAAAATTCTTTACTTAAGCAGGGTCATTTTCATGGTTTTCGAAGCATTATCGGATTTGACCGTATAGAAATACATCCCTGCAGACTGACGTGAAGCATTCCAGGTCACCGTATGAGCGCCGGCATTCATTGTCGAATTGATCAATGTTTCCACTTTCTGGCCGGAAACATTAAATATCTCGACTGTAACTTTGCCTGCCCTGGCCAGGGTGAAATTAATAGTGGTTGAGGGATTGAACGGATTCGGAGTGTTCTGGCTCACCGTGAAAGCACTGGGTGCAGCCTCTTCAACGCCGGTCTGCTGGCTGATAACTCCTTTTATGGAATCATGTCCTATGAACATGAAACCGGGGACCTGGATCGCGTTCCCGGAGTCGCCGGGAAGTTTCGGAACGGAACCCTGGTTATCCGTATACATTCCGTCAAAGGGGGAGCCGTAATCGACATAATTCACATAGTACTTCCGGGAAGCCGTCTCGCCTGCGTAAGCCAGATTGGCGATGCCGGTGCCGTCCGGCCCCTCGAGACCGAAGGAAACCGCCCCG
This portion of the Candidatus Latescibacter sp. genome encodes:
- a CDS encoding 4Fe-4S binding protein yields the protein MIRKIITIDEELCNGCGLCANKCAEGALQIIDGKAKLVSEVYCDGLGACIGDCPLGAITIGERDVKPFDEQAVHEHLSGKHPEEKPVSVPLECGCPGSAMRSFRKDDAAVKEPFYTGRMESQLTTWPVQLNLVPAHAPFLKGADILISADCVPYALPDFHRRFLCDRVVLVGCPKLDDISFYREKLRNIFMAAEPSSITVLRMEVPCCGGIARAVISARDETVPDMPVEIHTVGIRGEVTCETIPPVLRAKSEV
- a CDS encoding Rrf2 family transcriptional regulator produces the protein MSGVLKMSEAAVLAFHAMIYIAVRETGFVTNAEIASALRASEAHLAKVLQRLSKAGLVKSIRGPRGGFILGKDSGAITLRDIYELFEGSMEHDMCLLEAQVCGNNCIFGDLLIHVNDRVREYMTNTLLKDAVEKSKKGVNCS
- a CDS encoding DUF6067 family protein, whose protein sequence is MKRIPFFILIAGFFMPAVLTQAAEKSPVKLTVLNSMERISQNDAPFGESQAQIKAARNEVESFQVVVNAPNETIQVIKAEMSDLAGKGGTIGKEYIALFREEFVRVRRSSPRAEYPPGLYPDPLVPFINTLTGQQIEPRGQFQEKWGAPVVTKGFEMYAAPFTVWKDQNQPLWVDVSIPRNAAAGVYSGTFTLTLRNDVSATVPVTVTVWDFTLPDGPSHRNHFGGVQNAARFFGAEQNSDRYREIEMRYCRMMADHRINPPLPRSLMPEVNDDGSLKITPERHQALKKFIEDMHVSDFEIPRAPIKDAVGANRDKALRYYRDYYRYVKENGWEKWAYLYMLDEPNLKENYEEVLALGALVHQAAPEMRCLVVEQPYQQDPSWPGIDPAVDIWCPLFSFIDRDSIDAKLAHGDEVWSYTALAQRSPRYHPHYEEVKNYDPPYWHIEHPLAAYRIPTWINWQYKITGLLYWSTVTTVIEPWLNPALSHYGTHCNGEGYLIYPGAPCGIDGPISCMRLKNLRDGMEDYEYFALLEKMAGREAVTKIVSTVAPNWWDCAKDPKAFLAAREKIAGEILKLKR